One Bosea sp. 685 DNA segment encodes these proteins:
- a CDS encoding aldo/keto reductase: protein MTKLDAGKAGTFKIGSDLTINRLGFGAMQLTGKGIWGKPDDRDECLATLKRLPELGVNFIDTADSYGPDVSEHLIHKALHPYRDILVATKAGMVRGGPDIWHPLGRPDYLRQQALMSLRFLGVEQIGLWQLHRIDRNVPRDEQFGAIKSLLDDGLIRHAGLSEVSVEDVEAARKVFPVSTVQNRYNLIDRTSEAVLAYCETHGIGFIPWFPLAAGELEKPGSLLDGIAETHRATPGQIALAWLLKRSDVLLPIPGTSRVSHLEENVAAANITLSAEEFAALDRAGRAVFEKR from the coding sequence ATGACCAAACTTGATGCCGGCAAGGCCGGTACGTTCAAGATCGGCAGCGACCTCACGATCAACCGCCTCGGCTTCGGCGCGATGCAGCTGACCGGCAAAGGCATCTGGGGCAAGCCTGATGATCGCGACGAGTGCCTGGCCACCCTGAAGCGCCTTCCTGAGCTTGGCGTGAACTTCATCGACACCGCCGATTCCTACGGGCCGGACGTTTCCGAACATCTGATCCACAAGGCGCTTCATCCCTATCGCGACATCCTCGTCGCGACCAAGGCTGGCATGGTGCGAGGCGGCCCCGACATCTGGCATCCGCTTGGTCGCCCGGACTATCTTCGCCAGCAGGCCCTGATGAGCCTGCGCTTCCTGGGCGTGGAACAGATCGGACTGTGGCAGCTGCATCGGATCGACAGGAACGTGCCCCGCGATGAGCAGTTCGGCGCGATCAAGTCGCTGCTTGATGACGGTTTGATCCGGCACGCCGGCCTCAGTGAGGTCTCGGTCGAAGACGTCGAGGCGGCAAGGAAGGTGTTTCCGGTCTCCACGGTTCAGAACCGCTACAATCTGATCGACCGGACCAGCGAGGCTGTGCTGGCCTATTGCGAGACGCATGGCATCGGATTCATCCCGTGGTTTCCACTGGCTGCTGGCGAGCTCGAAAAGCCGGGATCGCTGCTGGATGGCATCGCCGAGACGCATCGCGCGACACCTGGTCAGATCGCCCTGGCGTGGCTTTTGAAGCGCAGCGATGTCCTCCTGCCGATACCCGGCACGTCGCGCGTCTCGCATCTGGAGGAGAATGTGGCTGCGGCAAACATCACGCTATCGGCCGAGGAGTTCGCGGCGCTGGATCGGGCGGGCCGAGCGGTCTTCGAGAAACGCTGA
- a CDS encoding copper-translocating P-type ATPase yields the protein MEHSHDHAHEHEETAAAVGSGVYTCPMHPQIRQASPGNCPICGMTLELVVPIAETAPSQELRDMTRRFWVGLVVGLPVFFLEMGAHIPALGLHDLVPLRISIWIQLVLSTPVVLWAGWPFLARGWASVTSRHLNMFTLIALGTGTAYLYSLVAAFAPGLFPERFHGMGGTVPVYFEAAVVITVLVLLGQVLELRAREQTGGAIRALLNLAPKTARRLRDGADDEEIQVAEVRVGERLRVRPGDGIPVDGKVIEGRSAVDESMVSGEAMPNAKGPGDMLIGGTVNGTGSLVMQAEKVGVDTMLARIVAMVSQAQRSRAPIQRLADTVAGWFVPAVLGIAALSFAAWWVWAPESAFSYALIAAVSVVIIACPCALGLATPMSIGVGVGKGASAGILIKSAEALERMEKIDTLVVDKTGTLTEGKPKVTKVIARGRSEADLLAMAAALERSSEHPLASAILVAAKTAGARSLDAADFTSVTGKGVTGVVDGRRVALGNARLMADEGVVLGDLESKAVELCREGGTALFVGIDGQAGGLVAIADPIKSTTQAAITALKADDIHVVMLTGDNQTTAAAVARTLGITDVHAEVLPEDKQRIVKTLKASGKVVAMAGDGVNDAAALAEADVGIAMGTGTEVAIQSAGMTLVKGDLAGIVRARSLSRQTMRNIRENLVFAFAYNVIGIPVAAGVLYPAFGILLSPGVAALAMSLSSVSVIGNALRLKALKL from the coding sequence ATGGAACACAGCCATGACCACGCGCATGAGCATGAGGAGACGGCGGCGGCTGTCGGGAGCGGCGTCTATACGTGCCCGATGCACCCACAGATACGACAGGCCAGCCCAGGGAATTGCCCGATCTGCGGCATGACGCTCGAATTGGTGGTGCCAATTGCCGAAACGGCCCCCAGTCAGGAGCTTCGCGACATGACGCGCCGCTTCTGGGTTGGCCTCGTTGTCGGCCTGCCGGTCTTCTTCCTGGAGATGGGAGCCCATATACCGGCCCTGGGATTGCACGATCTCGTGCCGCTGCGGATCTCGATCTGGATCCAGCTCGTCCTGTCGACCCCTGTTGTGCTTTGGGCGGGGTGGCCCTTCCTTGCACGCGGCTGGGCTTCCGTGACCAGCCGCCACCTGAACATGTTCACGCTGATCGCGTTGGGAACGGGCACAGCCTATCTCTACAGTCTCGTTGCAGCCTTCGCGCCAGGCCTCTTTCCAGAGCGCTTCCATGGTATGGGCGGCACGGTCCCCGTCTATTTCGAGGCTGCAGTCGTCATCACGGTGCTCGTCCTACTCGGTCAGGTGCTCGAATTGCGGGCTCGCGAGCAGACCGGCGGCGCTATTCGCGCGCTCCTGAATCTCGCACCGAAGACCGCCCGCCGCCTGCGCGATGGCGCCGACGACGAGGAGATCCAGGTCGCCGAGGTGAGGGTCGGAGAGCGGCTTCGTGTCCGCCCAGGCGACGGCATCCCTGTCGACGGAAAAGTCATCGAAGGCCGCAGCGCCGTGGACGAATCCATGGTCAGTGGCGAAGCCATGCCTAATGCCAAAGGGCCGGGCGACATGCTGATCGGTGGCACCGTCAACGGCACGGGCTCGCTCGTGATGCAGGCCGAGAAGGTCGGTGTGGACACCATGCTGGCGCGCATCGTCGCCATGGTTTCGCAAGCGCAGCGCAGCCGTGCGCCGATCCAGCGCCTGGCCGACACCGTGGCCGGCTGGTTCGTGCCCGCGGTTCTCGGCATAGCGGCTCTCTCCTTTGCGGCGTGGTGGGTCTGGGCCCCTGAGTCCGCCTTCTCATATGCGCTGATCGCAGCGGTATCCGTCGTCATCATCGCCTGTCCCTGCGCGCTGGGGCTGGCCACGCCGATGTCGATCGGAGTGGGTGTGGGAAAGGGTGCGAGCGCCGGCATCCTGATCAAATCCGCCGAAGCACTGGAACGGATGGAAAAGATCGACACGCTCGTCGTGGACAAGACCGGCACCCTTACCGAAGGCAAGCCAAAGGTCACGAAGGTGATCGCCCGCGGCCGCAGCGAAGCTGATCTGCTTGCCATGGCGGCCGCTCTCGAACGGTCGAGCGAACATCCACTGGCCAGCGCGATCCTGGTTGCTGCAAAAACAGCAGGGGCCAGGTCATTGGACGCGGCTGATTTTACATCAGTCACCGGCAAAGGCGTGACGGGGGTGGTCGACGGCAGACGGGTTGCGCTGGGCAATGCACGCCTGATGGCGGACGAAGGCGTCGTGCTCGGCGACCTGGAAAGCAAGGCCGTCGAGTTGTGTCGCGAAGGAGGCACAGCCCTATTCGTCGGTATCGATGGCCAGGCAGGCGGCCTCGTGGCGATCGCCGATCCCATCAAGTCGACGACACAGGCTGCCATCACGGCACTGAAAGCAGACGACATCCACGTCGTGATGTTGACTGGCGATAACCAGACGACGGCTGCGGCGGTAGCGCGCACGCTTGGGATCACCGACGTGCATGCCGAGGTCCTGCCGGAGGACAAGCAGCGGATCGTCAAGACACTAAAGGCGAGCGGCAAGGTCGTAGCCATGGCGGGCGATGGCGTGAACGATGCCGCGGCTCTGGCGGAAGCCGATGTCGGTATCGCCATGGGCACAGGAACCGAAGTTGCCATCCAAAGTGCGGGGATGACGCTCGTGAAAGGCGACCTTGCCGGCATCGTGCGGGCCAGAAGCCTGAGCCGCCAAACCATGCGCAACATCCGCGAGAACCTCGTCTTCGCATTCGCTTACAACGTCATCGGCATCCCCGTCGCAGCCGGCGTGCTCTATCCGGCTTTCGGTATCCTGCTCAGCCCCGGCGTCGCCGCCCTGGCCATGTCGCTGAGCTCCGTTTCGGTCATCGGCAATGCGCTTCGGCTGAAGGCGCTCAAGCTGTGA
- a CDS encoding BON domain-containing protein, with amino-acid sequence MSHDTELQKSVLAELSWEPSISSAHIGVTADNGVVSLSGHVESFMEKHAAESAARRVKGVKAVAEEIEVRLPFHVKRADDEIAAAAVNRLSWDVSIPKDTVKVTVDQGWVTLSGQVEWHYQKDAAELDIRGLFGVLGVSSQITIKPQVDTANLSDQITHALHRSWFFDPKTVWVNATGGKVRLTGTVHSWHDRQVAGDTAWAAPGTTAVDNEIAVI; translated from the coding sequence ATGTCTCACGACACAGAACTGCAGAAGTCCGTTCTCGCCGAGTTGAGCTGGGAGCCCAGCATCAGCTCCGCCCATATCGGCGTCACCGCCGATAATGGCGTGGTCTCGCTCTCGGGCCATGTCGAAAGCTTCATGGAAAAGCACGCGGCCGAAAGCGCCGCGCGCCGCGTCAAGGGCGTCAAGGCCGTCGCCGAAGAGATTGAGGTCCGCCTTCCGTTCCATGTGAAGCGCGCTGACGACGAGATCGCCGCCGCGGCCGTCAACCGATTGTCCTGGGATGTCTCCATCCCCAAGGACACCGTGAAGGTGACAGTCGATCAGGGGTGGGTCACGCTAAGCGGCCAGGTCGAATGGCACTATCAGAAGGATGCGGCTGAACTCGATATCCGCGGTCTTTTCGGCGTTCTCGGCGTCTCCAGCCAGATCACGATCAAGCCGCAGGTCGATACCGCCAATCTCAGCGACCAGATCACCCATGCCTTGCATCGCTCCTGGTTCTTTGATCCCAAGACCGTCTGGGTGAACGCAACGGGCGGCAAGGTGCGACTGACCGGCACCGTCCACAGCTGGCATGATCGGCAGGTCGCCGGCGATACGGCCTGGGCAGCGCCCGGCACCACGGCCGTCGACAACGAAATCGCCGTCATCTGA
- a CDS encoding oleate hydratase, which yields MIGRSPAIRPGQRPAPRPSTTKSPSSDDTCAIGPNHGTMAHSYQPICSQEFAIVTKIERTTDRSASKAYLVGGGIASLAAAAFMIRDGDMLGHNITIIEESGTIGGSLDGSGSPDAGYVLRGGRMIESKYLCTFALFDSIPTLDDSRTVTQEIIAWNETMKTSSKSRLVRDGARETAPRFGLSEKHILAIERLAIEPEFILGRTRISDQFDAAFFKTNFWFMWCTTFAFQPWHSAVEFKRYLVRFAHMVSGFNRLQGIMRTTYNQYDSMVRPLQKWLLARGVAFELGTRVTDLRFSERDGVRSVDQILFERAGSNGAITVGEADSVMVTLGSMTEASSLGAMDRVPLMLDKIGGAWSLWEKLAANRPELGHPSVFSDHVEESKWISFTTTLHDQRLLDFVRNLTGNVPGEGGLITFPESSWLASIVIPHQPHFIGQPDDVSVFWGYGLSVDAPGDFVKKPMSQCTGREIMTEILGHLRLEADDAAIIDACTCIPCMMPFITSQFLRREAGDRPQVVPDGYDNLALMGQFCELPDDVVFTVEYSIRSAQTGVYALLGLKREPPPVYKGSFDPRVLYRAFRALHDVAA from the coding sequence ATGATCGGCAGGTCGCCGGCGATACGGCCTGGGCAGCGCCCGGCACCACGGCCGTCGACAACGAAATCGCCGTCATCTGACGATACATGCGCCATCGGTCCCAATCACGGAACGATGGCGCATTCGTATCAACCGATCTGCAGCCAGGAGTTTGCCATCGTGACGAAGATCGAACGGACTACGGATCGCAGCGCCTCGAAGGCCTATCTCGTCGGAGGCGGCATCGCGTCATTGGCGGCTGCTGCGTTCATGATCCGCGATGGCGACATGCTTGGCCACAACATCACGATCATCGAGGAATCCGGCACGATCGGCGGAAGCCTCGACGGCTCGGGATCGCCCGATGCAGGCTATGTCCTGCGCGGTGGTCGCATGATCGAGAGCAAGTATCTGTGCACTTTCGCGCTCTTTGACTCGATCCCGACGCTCGACGATAGCCGCACGGTCACGCAGGAGATCATTGCGTGGAACGAAACCATGAAGACGTCATCGAAATCCCGTCTCGTGCGAGACGGTGCCAGGGAGACGGCGCCGCGCTTCGGGCTTAGCGAAAAGCACATCCTGGCGATCGAACGCCTCGCGATCGAGCCCGAGTTCATCCTTGGACGGACGCGGATCTCCGATCAATTCGATGCCGCGTTCTTCAAGACCAATTTCTGGTTCATGTGGTGCACGACCTTCGCGTTCCAGCCATGGCACAGCGCCGTCGAGTTCAAGCGCTATCTGGTCCGCTTTGCTCACATGGTCTCTGGCTTCAACAGGCTGCAGGGCATCATGCGCACCACGTACAACCAGTACGACTCGATGGTGCGGCCGTTGCAGAAATGGCTGCTGGCGCGCGGCGTCGCGTTCGAGCTCGGCACCCGCGTCACTGACCTGAGGTTCTCCGAACGCGATGGCGTCCGCAGCGTCGACCAAATCCTCTTCGAACGTGCGGGCTCGAACGGCGCGATCACGGTCGGCGAGGCTGACTCAGTTATGGTCACGCTCGGCTCGATGACGGAGGCGTCGAGCCTCGGGGCCATGGATCGCGTTCCGCTTATGCTGGACAAGATCGGCGGGGCTTGGTCTCTTTGGGAGAAGCTGGCGGCCAATCGGCCTGAGCTCGGCCATCCCTCCGTCTTTTCCGATCATGTCGAGGAGTCCAAATGGATCTCCTTCACCACCACGCTGCACGATCAGAGGCTCCTCGATTTCGTGCGCAACCTGACGGGAAACGTTCCAGGCGAAGGCGGGCTGATCACATTCCCGGAGTCGAGCTGGCTCGCCTCGATCGTCATTCCCCATCAGCCGCATTTCATCGGCCAGCCTGACGATGTCAGTGTGTTTTGGGGTTATGGCCTCTCGGTCGATGCGCCCGGCGACTTCGTCAAAAAGCCGATGTCGCAATGCACTGGCCGCGAGATCATGACAGAAATCCTCGGCCATCTGCGGCTAGAGGCCGATGATGCGGCGATCATTGACGCGTGCACCTGCATTCCTTGCATGATGCCCTTCATCACAAGCCAATTCCTGCGCCGGGAAGCGGGCGACAGGCCGCAGGTTGTCCCTGACGGCTATGACAACCTGGCTCTGATGGGCCAATTCTGTGAGCTGCCCGACGATGTCGTCTTCACGGTCGAGTACTCTATTCGGTCTGCCCAAACCGGCGTTTACGCACTGCTTGGCCTGAAGCGCGAGCCACCGCCAGTCTACAAAGGGAGCTTCGACCCGCGGGTTCTCTATCGGGCGTTCCGCGCGCTTCACGACGTTGCAGCCTGA
- a CDS encoding response regulator, with protein sequence MPGSTRLVLSKFRPLLFRYYRINLVSEPELISANGPKSSASLLAHLFLAHFAPCEMAGGQPNDPRIDHWSALAVKNRANRPIGCTLSSTLAISFGKWRLMTKLHVLVIEDEPVIATLLAEVLMELGHVVSGIAATEAEAIREATRCRPDLMIVDARLRQGSGLTAVAEILRDGFIPHVFVSGDRLTKTSLSPEAIVLQKPFQEADLVRAIARALSEAKLRQQA encoded by the coding sequence ATGCCCGGCTCGACCCGCCTTGTTCTAAGTAAATTCCGACCCTTATTGTTCCGGTATTATCGCATTAATCTGGTTTCTGAGCCGGAACTTATTTCGGCCAACGGGCCGAAATCGAGTGCGAGCCTTCTTGCGCATTTATTTTTGGCTCACTTTGCGCCATGTGAAATGGCCGGGGGCCAACCGAACGACCCTAGAATCGATCACTGGTCCGCATTGGCGGTTAAAAACCGGGCCAATCGACCAATCGGCTGCACTTTGTCGTCCACGCTGGCGATTTCGTTTGGAAAATGGCGCCTTATGACAAAGCTCCACGTGCTCGTCATCGAAGATGAACCCGTCATCGCCACGCTGCTTGCCGAGGTCCTGATGGAACTCGGGCATGTTGTGAGCGGCATTGCGGCGACCGAAGCGGAGGCCATTCGGGAAGCCACCCGGTGCCGGCCGGATCTGATGATCGTCGATGCTCGCCTACGCCAGGGCAGCGGATTGACGGCTGTCGCCGAGATCCTCAGGGACGGCTTCATTCCGCATGTTTTCGTCAGCGGCGATCGGCTGACCAAGACTTCGCTGAGCCCTGAGGCGATCGTGCTTCAAAAACCCTTCCAGGAGGCGGATCTGGTTCGGGCCATCGCAAGAGCGCTCAGCGAAGCCAAGCTGCGACAGCAGGCCTGA
- a CDS encoding CheR family methyltransferase — protein sequence MPDTDGLAFVLVQHLDPNHPSMIAELLSSHTSLTVREASEGVRLERGHLYVIAPGTSLSVVGGALHASVPQQRHGARLPFDFLLQSLAKEYGSRCIAIVLSGTGADGSVGLKAIKSKGGIVFAQDPEEAGYDGMPRSAIATGGVDRILLAAEIPEALLESAKKIHDDPAMMERVATDKEQSWLADVIDLLKNNTRHDFTFYKPGTLLRRIERRRGLAGIEAGDMLAYLDVLRQNPAERDLLAKDLLINVTSFFRDSKTFSLLAESIIPEMVSKQPADRPLRIWIAGCSTGEEAYSLAMLFREQITAAKSNVKLQLFASDIDADAVLRAQEGLYPNTIEDAVSADRLARFFKKEGQNYRILPDVRGMVVFTVQDLLADPPFSRLDMISCRNVLIYLQPEAQTKILSLFHFALREGGTLLLGSSETVSHAEGRFAVIAKDQRIYRHIGRSHPGDARFSGSAAELIRLPQRTGQGQAVSRQSALAELCKRAVIEAYAPAAVLINSAHECLYSLGPTDLYLHVAPGYPSHDILAMAPEGVRTKLRAAIHKATQSNAAVKLDGIRPRRGPQNYAFSIAVLPLKHEGEALFLVSFIDVPKHDKAPVVSTSSTDAPRVGELEQELDAARAELKDAIRNLEISSEEQRAINEEALSVNEEFQSTNEELLTSKEELQSLNEELTALNGQLQETLERQRTTSDDLQNVLYSTDVATVFLDRDLKIRFFTPATKALFKIIPGDVGRPLEDLNSLAVDSSLPVDARTVLQTLAPLERRIEARNGVWFVRRIMPYRAHDNSVEGVVITFTDITEQKKTARALDNARKQAELANVAKSRFLAAASHDLRQPLQGLALLQGLLAKVVEGDKAKTLVARLSDTVDAMSGMLNTLLDINQIEAGTVHAEIVDFPIKDLLDRLREEFAYHAQAQGLALRVVSSSLVVRSDPHLLEQMIRNLVSNALKYTKTGKVLLGCKRRGGKLCIEIWDTGIGIPKDELHAIFDEYHQLDNAARQRSLGLGLGLSIVQRLGGLLDHAVGVRSKQNKGSVFTIELALLRQTARQPQKTQLHLEAVAPALDIAHRTGTVLLIEDDPELHDLLELLLKDEGHQVLAATDGLAALAMMTSGALRPDVILSDFNLPKGMNGLETAAKLRERDHRETPVIILTGDISTETLRAIKLLNCMHLNKPVKVEEVTQAIQNILERKADPEAIIQTRTLENNNENPEVFIVDDDHQIRDTLRLFLEQAGHRVAAYASCEGFLAAYQPGDGNCLLVDAYLPGMTGLQLLRHLNEEGHHLPAIMITGNSDVAMAVEAMKTGASDFIEKPVGCTELLASVARAIDQSRDSNQRAAWKANATKSLAGLTARQHQIMDLVLAGHPNKNIAADLGISQRTVENHRASIMHKTASKSLPALARLALAAS from the coding sequence ATGCCCGATACTGATGGCTTGGCATTCGTTCTCGTTCAGCACCTTGATCCCAATCACCCCAGCATGATTGCAGAACTGCTGTCTTCGCACACGTCCTTGACGGTGCGGGAGGCGAGTGAAGGCGTTCGGCTGGAGCGCGGCCATCTCTATGTCATCGCGCCGGGCACCTCCCTCTCGGTTGTTGGGGGCGCGCTCCATGCTTCAGTCCCTCAACAGCGCCATGGGGCTCGGCTGCCGTTCGACTTTCTGCTTCAATCGCTGGCGAAGGAATACGGCTCGCGCTGCATCGCCATTGTGCTTTCAGGGACAGGCGCAGATGGCAGCGTTGGGCTCAAGGCGATCAAATCCAAGGGGGGCATCGTCTTCGCGCAAGATCCCGAGGAAGCCGGATATGACGGCATGCCCCGCAGCGCCATAGCGACGGGCGGCGTCGACCGCATCCTGCTGGCAGCCGAGATTCCCGAAGCGCTGCTTGAGAGCGCCAAAAAGATCCATGACGACCCGGCCATGATGGAGCGCGTGGCGACTGACAAGGAGCAGAGCTGGCTCGCAGACGTCATAGACCTCCTGAAAAACAACACCCGCCATGATTTCACATTCTACAAACCCGGCACCTTGCTGCGCAGGATCGAACGCCGGCGCGGGTTGGCGGGAATCGAGGCCGGCGACATGTTGGCCTATCTCGATGTCCTGCGCCAAAATCCTGCAGAGCGCGATCTGCTCGCGAAGGATTTGCTGATCAACGTCACGAGCTTCTTTCGGGATTCGAAGACATTCTCTCTGCTGGCGGAGAGCATCATTCCCGAGATGGTCAGCAAGCAGCCGGCAGACCGGCCATTGCGCATATGGATCGCCGGATGCAGCACGGGCGAGGAAGCCTACTCGCTGGCCATGCTGTTTCGCGAGCAGATCACCGCTGCCAAGAGTAACGTCAAACTTCAGCTTTTCGCCTCTGACATAGACGCTGACGCGGTCTTGCGCGCCCAGGAGGGGTTATATCCAAACACGATCGAGGATGCCGTCTCCGCTGACAGGTTGGCGCGATTCTTCAAAAAAGAAGGTCAAAACTACCGAATCCTGCCTGACGTGCGCGGAATGGTCGTCTTCACGGTCCAGGATCTACTGGCCGATCCGCCATTCTCGCGCCTGGACATGATTTCGTGCCGGAATGTGCTGATATACCTTCAGCCCGAAGCCCAAACGAAGATCCTCTCCCTGTTTCACTTTGCACTGCGGGAGGGCGGAACTTTGCTGCTTGGCAGCTCCGAGACCGTCAGCCACGCGGAGGGCCGCTTCGCGGTCATTGCGAAAGACCAGCGCATCTACCGTCATATCGGCCGCAGTCATCCTGGTGATGCGCGCTTCTCCGGCAGTGCGGCCGAACTTATCCGGCTTCCACAGCGTACGGGCCAGGGGCAAGCGGTCTCACGTCAGAGCGCACTTGCCGAGTTATGCAAACGCGCTGTCATCGAAGCCTATGCCCCTGCCGCGGTCCTGATCAACAGCGCCCACGAGTGCCTTTACAGTCTGGGGCCGACGGACCTCTACCTTCATGTCGCACCGGGCTACCCGAGCCATGACATTCTGGCGATGGCCCCGGAGGGCGTAAGAACCAAGTTGAGGGCCGCTATCCATAAGGCAACGCAAAGCAACGCTGCCGTGAAGCTCGATGGGATCAGGCCTCGGCGCGGCCCTCAGAATTACGCCTTCAGCATCGCGGTCCTGCCGTTGAAGCATGAGGGCGAAGCGCTCTTTCTGGTCTCCTTCATCGATGTGCCGAAACACGACAAAGCGCCGGTGGTATCGACCTCTTCAACCGACGCGCCCCGGGTCGGGGAGCTCGAACAGGAGCTCGACGCCGCAAGGGCGGAGCTCAAGGACGCCATCCGCAACCTCGAAATTTCAAGCGAGGAGCAGCGGGCGATCAACGAGGAGGCGCTCTCGGTCAACGAGGAGTTCCAGTCGACCAATGAGGAACTGCTGACCTCGAAGGAAGAACTGCAATCTCTGAACGAGGAACTGACCGCGCTCAACGGCCAGCTCCAGGAGACCCTGGAGCGACAACGCACGACCTCGGATGACCTGCAAAACGTGCTCTACAGCACCGACGTCGCCACCGTCTTTCTCGATCGCGATCTGAAGATCAGATTCTTCACACCGGCCACGAAGGCGCTGTTCAAGATCATACCCGGCGATGTCGGCAGGCCGCTTGAAGACCTGAATTCACTCGCAGTCGACAGCTCTCTACCGGTAGATGCACGCACCGTACTGCAGACGCTGGCGCCGCTTGAACGGCGCATCGAGGCTCGAAATGGCGTGTGGTTCGTGCGCCGCATCATGCCCTACCGCGCTCATGACAACAGTGTCGAAGGTGTTGTCATCACCTTCACCGATATCACCGAGCAGAAGAAGACCGCACGCGCGCTCGATAATGCGCGCAAGCAGGCGGAGCTCGCCAATGTCGCCAAATCGCGCTTTCTGGCCGCTGCGAGCCACGATCTAAGGCAGCCCCTGCAGGGCCTTGCGCTGTTGCAGGGACTGCTGGCCAAGGTCGTCGAAGGCGATAAGGCCAAGACACTCGTCGCCCGGTTGAGCGATACGGTCGACGCAATGTCGGGCATGCTGAACACGCTCCTCGACATCAACCAGATCGAAGCGGGGACCGTCCATGCCGAGATCGTGGATTTCCCGATCAAGGATTTGCTTGATCGCCTCCGGGAGGAATTCGCCTACCACGCCCAGGCGCAGGGGCTTGCCTTGAGGGTGGTCTCGTCAAGCCTGGTCGTTCGCAGCGATCCGCATCTGCTGGAGCAGATGATCCGCAACCTGGTCTCCAACGCATTGAAATACACCAAGACAGGCAAGGTCCTGCTCGGGTGCAAGCGACGTGGCGGCAAGCTCTGCATCGAGATCTGGGATACCGGGATCGGCATTCCCAAGGATGAGCTTCATGCGATCTTCGACGAGTATCACCAGCTCGATAACGCCGCGCGCCAACGAAGCCTCGGTCTTGGCCTGGGATTGTCGATCGTGCAGCGCCTCGGTGGCCTGCTCGATCACGCGGTCGGGGTTCGCTCCAAGCAAAATAAGGGGTCGGTCTTTACGATCGAACTCGCCTTGCTGCGCCAAACCGCCCGTCAGCCGCAAAAGACCCAGCTGCATCTCGAGGCTGTCGCTCCTGCCCTCGATATCGCCCATCGCACAGGGACCGTACTCCTGATTGAGGATGATCCCGAACTGCACGATCTGCTTGAACTGCTTTTGAAGGATGAGGGCCACCAGGTTCTGGCGGCGACCGATGGTCTTGCCGCGCTTGCCATGATGACAAGCGGCGCGTTGCGGCCAGACGTGATCCTGTCGGATTTCAATCTGCCGAAAGGCATGAATGGCCTTGAAACCGCGGCGAAATTGCGTGAGCGGGACCACCGCGAAACGCCGGTGATCATCCTTACCGGCGACATCTCGACTGAGACCCTGCGCGCGATCAAGCTGCTGAACTGCATGCACCTGAACAAGCCCGTAAAGGTCGAGGAGGTCACGCAGGCAATCCAAAACATCCTGGAACGGAAAGCCGACCCTGAAGCGATCATCCAGACGAGAACGTTGGAAAACAATAATGAGAACCCCGAAGTTTTCATCGTCGATGACGACCATCAGATCCGGGATACATTGCGCCTCTTCCTGGAACAGGCCGGTCACAGGGTGGCAGCCTATGCAAGCTGCGAGGGTTTCCTTGCAGCCTATCAACCCGGCGATGGCAATTGCCTTCTGGTCGACGCCTATCTTCCGGGCATGACTGGACTTCAGTTGCTTCGACATTTGAATGAGGAAGGCCATCATCTCCCTGCCATCATGATCACTGGGAACAGCGACGTGGCGATGGCGGTGGAGGCGATGAAGACCGGCGCGTCGGACTTCATCGAAAAGCCGGTGGGCTGTACTGAACTTCTCGCCAGCGTAGCCCGCGCGATCGATCAGTCGCGCGACTCCAACCAACGCGCCGCCTGGAAGGCGAACGCCACGAAAAGCCTGGCTGGGCTGACAGCGCGGCAGCACCAGATCATGGATCTGGTTCTAGCTGGACATCCCAACAAGAACATCGCTGCAGATCTTGGCATCAGCCAGCGCACGGTCGAAAACCACCGTGCTTCGATCATGCACAAGACGGCCTCGAAGTCGCTTCCCGCCTTGGCCAGGCTGGCGCTGGCCGCGTCATAA